The following are encoded together in the Penicillium digitatum chromosome 3, complete sequence genome:
- a CDS encoding RNA polymerase, Rpb8 produces MSDPLLFEDTFTITSINAQKYDRVSRLTCNSNDASLTFTLDVNTELYPCAVGESLSLALASTLSLDGKEDTRASWREVSMGDQTLADDYDYVCHGKVYRFEEGATKDTMAVFVSFGGLLLYLEGPYKKLAPLRIDHVYLLLKK; encoded by the exons ATGTCCGACCCGCTCCTCTTTGAAGATACCTTCACGATCACCTCGATCAACGCCCAGAAGTATGACCGCGTCTCTCGTCTTACTTGCAACTCGAACGATGCATCCCTCACCTTCACCCTGGATGTGAACACTGAGTTGTACCCATGCGCAGTCGGCGAGTCGCTCTCTCTCGCTCTGGCCTCTACTCTCTCTCTGGATGGCAAGGAGGACACCCGCGCCAGCTGGAGGGAGGTCAGCATGGGTGACCAGACCCTGGCAGATGACTACGATTATGTTTGCCACGGCAAGGTGTACCGCTTTGAGGAGGGCGCCACTAAGGACACCAT GGCTGTCTTTGTATCCTTTGGAGGTCTACTGCTCTACCTGGAGGGTCCCTACAAGAAGCTTGCTCCGTTGAGAATCGATCACGTGTACTTGCTGCTCAAGAAATAG
- a CDS encoding PAXNEB protein superfamily: MSFRKRNISLSPGVDRNAVPNATAQPAAPESTPGIRPSPDDGRPTTSTGTRSLDNLLAGHAGLPMGKLLLVEENGTTDFAGALLRYYAAEGVIQEQKVHVIGVPEQWGRSLPGLIGSAESLDEKRSDRRKDDRMKIAWRYERLGEFGAVAGSRGVPTNPGEQEIAAKEAPAFCHAFDLTKRLAHPSITNMSFIPLMPSKESPFLAILIRLQTAITSSAANAIHRIVIPSLLNPTIYPPNACQPEHVLQFFHALKALMSAHSTRVTAMVTMPLSLYPRSSGLVRWIELLSDGVIELCPFPHSADAMATSGAATSQEEPPQGMLKTHRLPVLHERGGGSDQNVGQDWAFVLSRRRFEIKPFSLPPAEGDTEAQDASASGGMPKKSDLEF, translated from the exons ATGTCTTTTCGCAAGCGAAACATTAGTCTTTCTCCTGGAGTTGACCGCAACGCTGTTCCCAATGCTACCGCACAGCCCGCTGCGCCAGAAAGCACGCCGGGCATTCGCCCCTCCCCAGATGATGGACGGCCAACAACCTCGACCGGGACTCGCTCTCTAGATAATCTTCTTGCAGGTCATGCAGGGCTTCCAATGGGAAAACTCTTATTGGTTGAAGAAAATGGAACCACGGATTTTGCAGGCGCATTGCTACGTTACTACGCGGCGGAGGGCGTAATCCAAGAGCAAAAGGTTCATGTGATTGGAGTACCAGAGCAATGGGGCCGAAGTCTGCCTGGTTTGATCGGCTCGGCGGAGTCTCTGGATGAGAAGAGATCAGATAGGCGCAAGGATGATCGCATGAAAATTGCATGGCGATACGAGCGATTGGGCGAATTTGGGGCAGTCGCCGGTTCGCGGGGTG TCCCTACTAATCCTGGGGAACAGGAAATAGCAGCAAAGGAAGCTCCCGCTTTTTGTCATGCCTTCGATCTCACGAAACGTCTCGCCCATCCGTCTATCACAAACATGTCCTTCATCCCACTTATGCCTTCAAAAGAGTCACCATTTCTCGCTATCCTTATACGACTCCAGACCGCAATCACATCAAGCGCCGCCAATGCAATCCACCGGATCGTCATTCCTTCTCTGCTCAACCCCACAATTTACCCGCCGAACGCCTGCCAACCCGAACATGTGCTCCAGTTCTTCCACGCCCTCAAAGCGCTGATGAGTGCGCATAGCACCCGCGTGACCGCAATGGTCACCATGCCTTTGTCTCTTTATCCCCGCTCGTCGGGGCTGGTTCGCTGGATCGAACTCCTCAGTGACGGCGTGATTGAGCTTTGTCCCTTCCCGCACTCTGCGGATGCCATGGCTACCTCGGGAGCGGCGACCTCCCAAGAAGAACCACCACAGGGTATGCTGAAGACGCATCGGCTTCCAGTATTGCATGAGCGCGGCGGTGGAAGCGATCAAAATGTTGGACAGGATTGGGCGTTTGTTCTGAGCCGCCGGCGATTTGAGATCAAACCGTTCAGTCTTCCACCTGCCGAAGGAGACACAGAAGCGCAAGATGCGTCGGCTTCTGGCGGAATGCCCAAGAAATCGGATCTTGAATTCTGA
- a CDS encoding glutamine amidotransferase type 1, with protein MGFLLLLFLVFFAPLILFVAWLAASSCLGNRLRSIRPGLDGYGASYLRTMANSGPAMSEQIEMDDMLAEPGTHRHFDEDD; from the exons ATGGGTTTCCTGCTACTGCTGTTCCTGGTATTCTTTGCACCCCTGATACTCTTTGTTG CATGGCTTGCAGCTTCATCCTGTCTGGGGAATCGCCTCCGTTCTATACGACCGGGATTGGACGGATATGGAGCGAGCTACCTCCGCACAATGGCCAATTCGGGTCCTGCTATGTCCGAGCAGATCGAGATGGATGACATGCTAGCAGAACCAGGGACCCACCGACACTTCGACGAGGACGATTGA
- a CDS encoding TRNA-splicing endonuclease subunit sen34 has protein sequence MDFQPDLPIPISYVSGRYLLFSIDAVTYLRREHHICGVLIGTLPQIPQQNVFLGLPLQLMPEEARLLVDKGVACIVDEAKAHEGMNTLLEEDRRRHLRDLESQGLHVSRIQLDRKERNREQVLKKLEEKKANAEAKASAAAAPAPTVPEEATSTPSPKNPAIVDLFNAEERSSSPSTALTSTPSQGAMAITPATSYPPLPTPSSSSYLSAPEVPPSYPLFAHLHSKGYFLSPGLRFGCQYMAYPGDPLRFHSHFLVVSYDWDQNIDLIDLVVGGRLGTGVKKGFLVGGAQKGIDEVDSEADRVATVRAYSLEWAGM, from the coding sequence ATGGATTTCCAACCAGATCTTCCAATTCCGATCTCCTATGTATCCGGTAGATACCTGTTGTTCTCAATTGACGCCGTGACATACCTGCGACGTGAGCATCATATTTGCGGTGTGCTCATCGGGACACTGCCCCAGATCCCTCAGCAGAATGTCTTTCTGGGTCTTCCTCTGCAGCTGATGCCCGAGGAGGCACGGCTGTTGGTGGACAAGGGTGTAGCTTGCATCGTAGACGAAGCCAAGGCACACGAAGGCATGAATACCCTCTTAGAAGAAGATCGCAGACGGCATCTCCGCGACCTCGAATCCCAAGGTCTGCATGTCTCGCGTATCCAATTGGATCGCAAAGAGCGCAACCGGGAGCAGGTCTTGAAGAAAttagaagaaaagaaagcaaaTGCGGAGGCCAAAGCCAGTGCTGCTGCTGCCCCGGCACCTACGGTTCCTGAGGAGGCAACCTCCACCCCGTCTCCGAAGAACCCTGCCATCGTTGACCTCTTCAACGCAGAGGAGCGCTCATCGTCTCCATCTACCGCCTTGACGAGCACACCCTCTCAGGGCGCAATGGCCATCACTCCCGCAACATCGTACCCGCCTCTTCCCACACCTTCGTCCTCGAGCTACCTCTCAGCACCAGAAGTGCCACCTTCCTATCCTCTCTTCGCCCACCTCCACTCCAAAGGATACTTCCTCTCTCCCGGTCTGCGCTTCGGGTGCCAGTACATGGCCTACCCGGGTGATCCACTGCGCTTCCACTCGCACTTCCTCGTGGTGTCTTACGACTGGGACCAGAATATCGATTTGATCGACCTTGTTGTCGGCGGCAGACTGGGCACTGGTGTGAAGAAGGGCTTTTTGGTCGGTGGAGCACAGAAGGGAATTGATGAGGTCGATTCGGAGGCTGATCGTGTGGCTACTGTGCGGGCTTACAGTCTTGAATGGGCTGGAATGTGA
- a CDS encoding Ribonuclease P complex subunit Pop4, putative, with the protein MASLPAPKTHIAHTLLSRAHSPDSSTQQFTERIKQKPLFLRATSPSASDNRSRRRLHRLRKKEYFLRHQKPQPLSAREKRKSGLYDLPKQECKYALFKGLHELWVGYMQEILDMKAGPHGHVSPASHGSKLVSADYHGAEVEVVRSGCAGRVGTKGIVVRDTKFTFVIVTEKDEMKTLPKEHTIFRFTVPVPASPDGAQNEQAQSEAIAPKPLVFELHGNQFENRAVDRANKKFKWRNVDYI; encoded by the exons ATGGCATCCTTGCCAGCACCCAAAACCCACATTGCACACACACTTCTCTCACGCGCCCACTCCCCAGACAGCTCAACACAACAATTTACCGAGCGCATCAAACAAAAACCACTCTTCCTCCGTGCAACCTCCCCCTCAGCATCCGACAACCGCTCCCGGCGCCGCCTCCACCGCCTACGCAAGAAAGAATATTTCCTCCGACATCAAAAGCCGCAACCGCTGTCAGCGCGTGAAAAGCGCAAGTCAGGGTTGTATGACCTGCCCAAGCAAGAATGCAAATACGCCCTCTTCAAGGGCTTGCATGAACTGTGGGTTGGATATATGCAAGAGATACTGGATATGAAGGCCGGACCACATGGCCATGTTTCGCCGGCGTCGCATGGAAGTAAGCTTGTCAGTGCGGATTACCATGGGGCTGAGGTTGAGGTTGTTAGGAGTGGATGTGCGGGGAGGGTTGGCACTAAGGGGATTGTGGTGCGGGATACGAAATTTACGTTCGTCATTGTTACTGAGAAGGATGAGATGAAGA CTTTACCGAAGGAACACACTATCTTCCGTTTCACGGTACCTGTGCCAGCATCGCCCGACGGAGCGCAGAATGAGCAGGCCCAGTCTGAGGCAATTGCTCCCAAGCCGTTGGTTTTTGAGCTGCATGGAAACCAGTTTGAGAATCGGGCTGTGGACAGAGCTAACAAGAAGTTCAAATGGAGGAACGTTGATTACATTTGA